From a region of the Impatiens glandulifera chromosome 4, dImpGla2.1, whole genome shotgun sequence genome:
- the LOC124936629 gene encoding uncharacterized protein LOC124936629 yields the protein MGFRLPITVQAKQANRRSLFIVPKGHVAVYIGESKRKRHVVPVSYLNHPLFQDFLSKAEKEFGFDHPMGGLTIPCREEDFIHMTYNLNCSKKAFPKIMGFRLPIIVQAKQANRQSLSIVPKGHVAVYVGELDRKRHVVPVSYLNHPLFQDLLSKAEEESGFDHPIGGLTIPCSE from the exons ATGGGCTTCCGCTTGCCAATCACTGTTCAAGCCAAGCAAGCAAATCGACGATCTCTCTTCATAGTGCCCAAAGGCCATGTTGCAGTCTATATAGGAGAATCAAAAAGGAAACGTCATGTTGTCCCAGTTTCATATTTGAACCATCCACTTTTTCAAGATTTTCTAAGCAAGGCAGAGAAAGAATTCGGGTTTGATCATCCAATGGGTGGTCTCACCATTCCCTGTAGAGAGGAAGACTTCATCCATATGACATACAACTTGAATTGCTC AAAGAAAGCATTCCCTAAGATCATGGGCTTCCGCTTGCCAATCATTGTTCAAGCCAAGCAAGCAAATCGACAGTCTCTCTCCATAGTGCCCAAAGGCCATGTTGCAGTCTATGTAGGAGAATTAGATAGGAAACGTCATGTGGTCCCAGTTTCATATTTGAACCATCCTCTTTTTCAAGATTTGCTAAGCAAGGCAGAAGAAGAATCCGGGTTTGATCATCCAATAGGTGGTCTCACCATCCCTTGTAGCGAGTAA